In Hwangdonia lutea, a single window of DNA contains:
- a CDS encoding polyketide synthase → MTLHNATYLLFEQSAKLYPDDCCVISEQTHFTYKQIEEKVSQVYHSILKHSNNEYIIGLSTSRGIEQLIFMLAILKAGKAYLPIDFNYPKSRIQNIIKNSNLNVCLTTKDEARKAEEVGLSTVTDGNLKTVINTRQQTLMSENAAYILYTSGSTGVPKGVCMGQQATVNLINWQNKNSEAKRGSRTLQFAPLSFDVSFQEIMATLSSGGSLVLINDNLRLDMVALLKLIEQHAVNRLFLPFVALQALAEAAVSIQLFPNSLKEIITAGEQLKITTQIRAFFAALNSCKLYNQYGPTECHVVSELKLKGNPTTWEDLPTIGKPIDNTSIYILDKKQQIVPNGQIGELCIAGLCLAEGYLGNENLTKEKFLFIKLPDSKRIRIYRTGDKARYLPDGNIEFLGREDDQVKIRGHRIELAEVELALNKLPNIQQAVVVASNYLSEQAQLIAYLQSNASQDVTGFKEQAASVLPEYMLPTHYVWVKDFAKTSSGKIDKKALPFPKYKRPSSAPLFKKPATDIQKNIAQTWSNILRIPKIGILDNFFEMGGTSLLAQKTVAILRQKYNYNTPIIKLYQHPTISELSNYLEPRKTTKTKSKIAAKRKNPSSDVAVIGMALRFPGANSIEELWEVLRAGKETISFFTPEELDPFIPECLRNDPLYVRARGVVPVAKTFDAAFFGLNPKVAEAMDPQQRLFLEIAWEALEQAGHLPEHYSGNIGVYAGTGTNTYYKNNILPNKDLLARIGDFQTNTVNEKDYVSSRTAYHLNLKGPAVSVQSACSTSLLAIAEAVDAIRNGRCDVALAGGSSVTAPINSGHLYQEGSMLSPDGHCRSFDENAKGTIFSDGAGVVLLKNLEDAKANGDIIYGVIRGVGVNNDGGNKGSFTAPSVEGQAGAIAKALFDARIESAEISYIETHGTATPVGDPIEIEGLKMAFGKQPFKGYCAIGSIKSNMGHLTAAAGVAGVIKTILALKNKKIPASLGYKKANPVIDFENSPFYVNNKLSDWNCNGKRRAGISSFGVGGTNVHIIVEEFETKQTIPEGGKPLQILTWSAKTENSLVAYKTALGNFIKSSTATNLADIAYSLSASRAPFNQRSFVLATDAEHAVSQLLSNDTASVKTSDLKIAPNHLAFLFPGQGAQYLQMGKALYEHEAVFREAVDTCAEILLNTFNFDIRHIIYPENNSIEAESRLKDTQFTQPALFTIEYALSQLWIHWGIQPSLLCGHSIGEFVAAHLAGVFTLNDALILVAVRGKLVSELPRGSMLSIRITLNDLSQMLPETLSVAAVNSDQLCVVSGEDKAVEAFAKTLKEKEIPNMLLLTSHAFHSTMMDPVMDTFETEVEKVTLNTPCVPVISTVTGNWLSDAEATDPKYWAKHLRATVRFSDAMETALEFEDIVLLEVGPGRALTTLSQQKKKTKSVASIASLVVPKDNENSYHTVLTALGQLWQKGIEPDWKSFYENQSRQKVCLPAYVFDRKPCWVDPPAIKTTAVSNISTEFNNHETKQIQMDTVEQPNRITTILEKISDIVLNTSGVEIESSEYNHSFLELGLDSLVLTQMAITCKNEFNTPITFRQLNGEYSTPNLLANYLDESLSSELLATASLADVSNQNGASYGPVSTLNPNTVTQSNGSAIDMIAQQLQLLGQQLELLKENQSKASVVQQPIPQKAKPVANALSETLSEDNMKVHKKPFGASPKIEVKATKINSHQQTFLEKLTFSYNKKTAGSKSYSQKHRSHMADPRVVSGFKPLTKELVYPLVVKKSSGSRLWDIDNNEYLDVLNGFGSCLFGHQPDFITKALHEQIESGYEVGPQHPLAGEVCQLLCEFTGHERAALCNTGSEAVLGAMRIARTVTGRSLIVAFSGAYHGINDESLVRGSKQMKTFPAAAGILSQSVQNILILDYGTAESLDIIRERSHELAAVLVEPVQSRRPELQPIEFLKEVRAITKASETVLIFDEVITGFRMHPGGAQALFDIKADLATYGKVIGGGMPIGAIAGISKHMDALDGGFWQYGDSSFPEVGVTYFAGTFVRHPLALAAANATLTYMKDKGEMLQNKLNLLTQNFAMYLNSAFKKRNLPLEVNYFGSLWRLKFIENIPYSELFFVVMREKGIHIWDGFPCFFTTAHSEEDVRQLQSAFISSIDALISADILKPEPDKNATIKKVSSTETLNKPPVAGARLGMDELGNPAWFVPNADKEGKFIKINL, encoded by the coding sequence ATGACCTTGCACAACGCTACTTATTTACTTTTTGAACAATCTGCCAAATTATACCCCGATGATTGCTGTGTAATATCAGAACAAACTCATTTTACATACAAGCAAATAGAGGAAAAGGTATCACAAGTATATCACAGTATTTTAAAACACTCAAATAACGAGTACATCATTGGATTATCCACTTCGAGAGGTATAGAACAATTAATATTTATGTTGGCTATTTTAAAAGCAGGCAAAGCCTATTTGCCTATCGATTTTAATTATCCCAAAAGCCGAATTCAAAATATTATAAAAAACTCAAACCTTAACGTCTGCCTTACAACTAAAGATGAAGCGAGGAAAGCGGAAGAGGTGGGATTGAGCACAGTGACGGATGGTAATTTAAAAACGGTTATTAATACTAGGCAACAGACACTCATGTCTGAAAATGCCGCTTACATTCTTTACACTTCCGGGTCTACAGGTGTCCCTAAAGGGGTGTGCATGGGACAACAAGCCACTGTAAACCTTATTAATTGGCAGAACAAAAATTCCGAAGCCAAAAGAGGTTCACGAACGCTACAATTTGCACCGTTAAGTTTCGATGTGTCATTTCAAGAAATTATGGCAACCCTAAGTAGTGGTGGTTCCCTTGTTTTAATAAATGATAATTTAAGATTGGATATGGTAGCGCTTTTAAAGTTGATCGAGCAACATGCTGTGAATAGGCTTTTCCTCCCTTTTGTGGCATTGCAAGCTTTAGCTGAAGCTGCAGTAAGTATTCAACTGTTCCCAAATAGTTTAAAAGAAATTATTACTGCTGGTGAACAACTAAAAATCACCACTCAAATACGGGCTTTTTTTGCTGCGCTTAACAGCTGCAAACTATATAACCAATATGGGCCAACAGAATGCCATGTAGTTAGCGAATTAAAACTTAAAGGCAACCCCACAACTTGGGAGGATTTGCCCACTATTGGAAAGCCTATTGACAACACATCTATATATATTCTTGATAAGAAACAGCAAATAGTTCCAAATGGTCAAATAGGCGAACTTTGTATCGCTGGCTTATGTTTGGCCGAAGGTTATTTGGGAAATGAGAACCTAACAAAAGAAAAGTTTCTGTTTATAAAACTTCCCGATTCCAAAAGAATCCGTATATATCGTACAGGTGATAAAGCACGCTATTTACCAGATGGCAACATAGAGTTTCTTGGTCGTGAAGATGACCAGGTAAAAATTAGAGGACATAGAATAGAACTTGCAGAAGTGGAGTTGGCTCTAAATAAATTGCCTAATATCCAACAAGCGGTAGTAGTGGCAAGTAATTATTTGTCAGAACAAGCACAATTAATAGCTTATTTACAATCCAATGCTTCTCAAGATGTCACGGGATTTAAAGAACAAGCCGCTTCAGTTCTTCCAGAATACATGTTACCCACGCATTATGTTTGGGTAAAAGACTTTGCCAAAACTTCAAGTGGGAAAATCGACAAAAAAGCGCTACCATTTCCCAAATATAAAAGACCCAGTTCTGCCCCATTGTTCAAAAAACCAGCTACTGATATACAGAAAAACATAGCCCAAACATGGTCTAACATACTACGGATACCAAAAATTGGGATTTTAGATAATTTTTTTGAAATGGGCGGCACGTCATTATTAGCTCAAAAAACCGTTGCCATACTGCGGCAAAAATATAATTATAACACACCTATAATAAAGCTTTATCAGCATCCCACTATTTCAGAACTATCTAATTATTTAGAACCACGGAAAACGACGAAAACAAAATCAAAAATCGCTGCAAAAAGAAAAAATCCATCTTCTGATGTGGCTGTAATTGGAATGGCATTAAGGTTTCCCGGGGCAAATTCCATTGAAGAACTTTGGGAAGTTTTAAGAGCAGGGAAGGAAACCATTTCATTTTTCACACCAGAAGAACTCGACCCGTTTATTCCAGAGTGCCTTCGCAACGACCCGCTTTATGTTAGAGCCCGTGGCGTAGTACCAGTAGCTAAAACATTTGATGCTGCGTTTTTTGGACTCAATCCAAAAGTAGCGGAAGCTATGGACCCTCAGCAACGCTTATTCTTGGAAATTGCATGGGAAGCACTGGAACAAGCAGGGCATCTTCCCGAGCATTATAGCGGAAATATTGGTGTGTATGCGGGCACAGGAACAAATACGTATTACAAAAACAATATACTTCCGAATAAAGATTTATTAGCTAGAATAGGCGATTTTCAAACCAATACAGTTAACGAGAAAGATTATGTTTCATCAAGAACAGCTTATCACTTAAATCTTAAAGGACCTGCTGTAAGTGTGCAATCAGCTTGTTCTACATCTCTACTTGCCATAGCCGAAGCCGTAGATGCCATTAGAAATGGTCGCTGCGATGTCGCCTTGGCCGGCGGATCGAGTGTTACCGCTCCAATCAATAGCGGTCATTTGTATCAGGAAGGCTCTATGTTGAGTCCCGATGGTCATTGCCGTTCTTTCGATGAAAATGCAAAAGGAACCATTTTTAGTGATGGTGCAGGTGTGGTGCTACTTAAAAATTTAGAAGATGCAAAAGCCAATGGCGACATTATTTATGGCGTTATAAGAGGAGTTGGCGTTAATAACGATGGAGGCAATAAAGGAAGCTTCACCGCACCAAGTGTTGAAGGACAAGCAGGTGCTATTGCTAAAGCGTTATTTGATGCCAGGATAGAATCAGCAGAAATCAGCTATATTGAAACACATGGCACAGCAACTCCCGTTGGAGATCCCATTGAGATAGAAGGTCTGAAAATGGCATTTGGAAAACAGCCGTTTAAGGGCTATTGCGCTATTGGTTCCATAAAAAGTAACATGGGGCATCTTACTGCGGCGGCAGGAGTTGCTGGCGTTATTAAAACCATATTGGCATTAAAAAATAAAAAGATTCCAGCCTCTTTAGGTTATAAAAAAGCTAACCCAGTTATTGATTTTGAAAACAGCCCATTTTATGTTAATAATAAACTGAGCGATTGGAATTGTAATGGAAAACGTCGCGCAGGCATCAGTTCTTTTGGGGTAGGTGGTACCAATGTGCATATTATAGTTGAAGAATTTGAAACAAAACAAACAATTCCCGAAGGCGGTAAACCATTGCAAATCTTAACATGGTCTGCAAAAACGGAAAACAGTCTTGTAGCTTATAAAACTGCTTTAGGTAATTTTATAAAATCTTCAACAGCAACCAATCTAGCAGATATAGCCTATTCGCTTAGTGCCTCCAGGGCTCCCTTTAATCAACGCAGTTTTGTTTTGGCAACGGATGCAGAACATGCTGTTAGCCAATTATTGTCTAACGATACAGCATCAGTAAAGACTTCGGATCTAAAGATTGCACCAAACCATTTGGCATTTCTTTTCCCCGGTCAGGGCGCACAATATTTACAAATGGGAAAAGCCCTTTATGAACATGAAGCTGTGTTTCGTGAAGCGGTGGATACATGTGCTGAAATATTATTGAATACGTTTAATTTTGATATCCGACATATCATTTATCCAGAAAATAATTCGATTGAAGCAGAAAGCCGTTTAAAGGACACTCAATTTACGCAACCCGCTTTATTTACTATAGAATATGCGTTGTCTCAGCTTTGGATACATTGGGGCATTCAGCCTTCTTTACTTTGTGGCCATAGTATTGGTGAATTTGTTGCCGCTCATTTGGCTGGAGTATTTACGTTGAATGATGCGTTGATATTGGTAGCCGTTCGTGGAAAATTGGTGAGTGAACTACCAAGAGGCAGTATGTTGTCCATAAGAATAACGCTTAATGATTTGTCCCAAATGCTTCCAGAAACACTTTCGGTAGCTGCAGTAAATTCCGATCAGTTGTGTGTAGTTTCTGGGGAGGACAAAGCTGTTGAAGCATTTGCTAAAACCTTAAAGGAAAAAGAAATTCCCAACATGTTGCTTTTAACCAGTCATGCTTTTCATTCAACCATGATGGATCCTGTTATGGACACCTTTGAAACTGAAGTTGAAAAAGTAACGCTAAATACACCTTGCGTACCTGTTATTTCAACGGTTACAGGTAATTGGTTGAGCGATGCCGAAGCGACTGACCCTAAATATTGGGCCAAACATTTAAGGGCCACGGTTCGGTTTTCCGATGCGATGGAAACCGCGCTAGAATTTGAGGATATTGTTTTATTGGAAGTTGGTCCCGGTCGTGCATTAACCACGTTATCACAACAAAAAAAGAAAACGAAATCAGTAGCTTCAATTGCAAGTTTGGTAGTTCCTAAAGACAATGAGAATTCTTATCATACCGTATTAACTGCTTTAGGCCAACTTTGGCAAAAAGGCATAGAGCCTGATTGGAAATCATTCTATGAAAATCAATCCAGACAAAAAGTTTGTTTACCAGCTTATGTATTTGACCGCAAACCGTGTTGGGTAGATCCGCCAGCAATTAAAACAACCGCAGTTAGTAATATTTCAACCGAATTTAATAATCACGAAACCAAACAAATTCAAATGGATACCGTCGAACAGCCTAACAGAATAACGACGATTCTGGAAAAAATCTCAGATATTGTTTTGAATACATCAGGAGTAGAAATAGAATCGTCTGAGTACAACCATAGTTTTCTTGAACTTGGTCTTGATTCACTTGTTTTAACTCAAATGGCAATCACTTGTAAAAACGAATTTAATACACCAATTACATTTCGGCAATTAAATGGAGAATATAGCACCCCCAATCTGCTGGCTAACTATTTAGATGAATCTCTATCGTCAGAGCTATTAGCGACCGCTTCTTTAGCAGATGTATCAAATCAAAATGGTGCTTCATATGGTCCAGTTTCCACGTTAAACCCCAATACCGTTACTCAGAGTAATGGTTCTGCAATTGATATGATTGCCCAACAATTACAATTATTAGGGCAACAGTTGGAATTGTTAAAAGAAAACCAATCTAAAGCTTCAGTAGTCCAACAACCGATACCTCAAAAAGCAAAACCAGTAGCCAATGCGTTGTCTGAAACACTTTCAGAAGACAACATGAAAGTACACAAAAAGCCATTTGGGGCATCTCCTAAGATTGAGGTAAAAGCCACAAAAATAAATTCACATCAGCAAACATTTTTAGAAAAACTAACGTTTAGTTACAATAAAAAAACAGCTGGCAGTAAATCGTATTCCCAGAAACATCGCTCACACATGGCAGATCCTAGGGTAGTTTCTGGTTTTAAGCCCTTAACCAAAGAACTGGTTTATCCGCTTGTTGTTAAAAAATCCTCAGGCAGTCGCCTTTGGGATATTGATAATAACGAATATTTAGATGTGTTAAACGGTTTTGGCTCATGCCTTTTTGGTCATCAGCCCGACTTTATAACAAAAGCTTTGCATGAACAAATAGAAAGTGGTTACGAAGTCGGTCCCCAGCATCCGTTGGCGGGAGAAGTTTGCCAGCTACTATGTGAATTTACAGGACACGAGCGGGCAGCCCTTTGCAATACAGGGTCAGAAGCCGTTTTAGGTGCTATGCGTATTGCTAGAACTGTTACAGGTCGATCTCTAATTGTTGCATTCTCAGGAGCTTACCATGGCATAAATGATGAATCTCTAGTAAGAGGTTCAAAACAGATGAAAACGTTTCCGGCCGCAGCTGGTATTCTTTCTCAATCGGTGCAAAATATATTGATTTTAGATTATGGCACTGCCGAAAGTTTAGATATTATTCGGGAACGCTCGCATGAATTGGCGGCAGTTCTTGTTGAACCCGTACAAAGCCGAAGGCCCGAGTTGCAGCCGATAGAATTTCTTAAGGAGGTTAGAGCGATAACCAAAGCATCGGAAACAGTGCTTATTTTTGATGAAGTTATTACAGGTTTTAGAATGCATCCAGGGGGTGCACAAGCCTTGTTTGATATAAAGGCAGATCTTGCTACTTACGGAAAAGTAATTGGTGGCGGGATGCCTATTGGAGCTATAGCAGGTATCAGTAAACATATGGATGCATTGGATGGTGGGTTTTGGCAATATGGAGACAGCTCTTTTCCAGAGGTAGGCGTTACTTATTTTGCAGGTACTTTTGTACGTCACCCACTTGCGCTTGCCGCAGCTAATGCCACATTAACTTACATGAAGGATAAAGGAGAGATGCTTCAAAACAAACTCAATCTACTTACCCAAAATTTTGCTATGTATTTAAATAGCGCGTTTAAAAAGCGTAATTTACCTTTGGAAGTAAATTATTTTGGTTCGTTATGGCGATTGAAATTTATAGAAAACATACCCTACTCAGAATTGTTTTTCGTTGTAATGCGGGAAAAAGGCATTCATATTTGGGATGGTTTTCCTTGTTTTTTTACCACCGCTCATAGCGAGGAAGATGTACGCCAATTGCAAAGTGCTTTTATTTCCAGTATTGATGCGCTCATTTCTGCCGATATTTTAAAACCTGAACCAGATAAAAACGCTACAATTAAAAAAGTATCTTCTACTGAAACTTTAAACAAGCCACCTGTAGCCGGAGCGCGCTTGGGTATGGACGAATTAGGAAATCCAGCTTGGTTTGTTCCAAATGCTGATAAAGAAGGGAAATTCATAAAAATAAATTTGTAA
- a CDS encoding class I SAM-dependent methyltransferase: MKRKIKYLIAQILSYINIGKLLVFLFPKKAEKLSKKGMTLIINNNLSISECLMREAIFKKTKRKSDVETLARLHSNYWVNQGHDFFSATNNRLENVVLPEFTFIFDLLEKELTKTPNQFNTLVEIGTGNGKVLEYLSSKLPQLDRFVGIDLSQVQTDNNKDNYKNNPKLEFVASDALDWVNNHGHSNMIVLTFNGVLEYFTEKHVQQLFNNLNGLGKIIFVAIEPKSIEHDFQAHPNSKIYGFESSFSHNYPKLFENAGFNLWHKSQKDFHSNEYVISFIGAKN, from the coding sequence ATGAAAAGAAAGATTAAATATTTAATTGCTCAAATACTTTCATATATTAATATTGGTAAACTGTTGGTTTTTTTATTTCCTAAAAAGGCAGAAAAGCTATCGAAAAAAGGGATGACTTTAATAATCAATAATAATTTGAGCATATCTGAATGTTTGATGCGTGAGGCTATTTTTAAAAAAACTAAAAGGAAATCAGATGTTGAAACTTTAGCAAGACTTCATAGCAACTACTGGGTTAATCAAGGTCACGACTTTTTTTCGGCAACCAATAACAGATTGGAAAATGTTGTTTTGCCAGAATTCACATTCATATTCGACCTTCTTGAAAAAGAGTTGACAAAAACGCCTAATCAATTCAATACTTTGGTTGAGATTGGAACTGGGAACGGAAAGGTCCTGGAATATTTAAGCTCAAAACTCCCACAATTAGACCGGTTTGTCGGTATTGATTTAAGTCAGGTACAGACCGATAACAATAAAGATAACTACAAAAACAACCCAAAACTTGAATTTGTTGCTTCAGATGCTCTCGATTGGGTTAATAATCATGGGCACAGCAATATGATTGTACTTACATTTAATGGTGTGTTGGAATATTTTACAGAAAAACACGTACAACAGCTTTTTAATAATTTGAATGGCTTAGGGAAAATAATTTTTGTAGCCATTGAGCCAAAGAGCATTGAGCATGATTTTCAGGCTCATCCAAATTCTAAAATTTACGGTTTCGAAAGTTCTTTTTCTCATAATTACCCAAAACTATTTGAAAATGCTGGTTTTAATCTGTGGCATAAATCGCAAAAAGACTTTCACTCAAACGAATATGTAATCAGTTTTATAGGTGCGAAAAATTAA
- a CDS encoding pseudouridine synthase, protein MSKQQGGQRKGKTKAEGTKKNFRKSDGKGHASFKKAEPKPKKPSNPNEIRLNKYVANSGMCSRREADVHIATGLVSVNGKVITEMGYKVKIGDEVRYDGARINPEKKAYVLLNKPKGFATTTSEGKGRTVMDLVANATNSRIKPIGRLGRNSKGLLLFTNDDVIVDKFTNSKNGVARLFHIELDKNLKFEDFKKIQEGFKVQGKLIAVEEVSYIDGASKKEIGLKIKNTGNSIIRTIFDYLKYDIISLDCVAIGHLTKKDIPRGHWKHLTEQELNTLKML, encoded by the coding sequence ATGAGTAAGCAACAAGGCGGACAAAGAAAAGGGAAAACAAAAGCTGAAGGTACTAAAAAGAACTTCAGAAAAAGTGATGGTAAAGGGCATGCGTCTTTCAAGAAGGCAGAACCTAAACCCAAAAAACCTTCAAATCCTAACGAGATTCGTTTAAATAAATACGTTGCCAATTCGGGCATGTGTTCGCGTCGTGAAGCCGATGTGCATATTGCCACAGGATTGGTTTCCGTAAACGGCAAAGTAATTACCGAAATGGGTTATAAGGTTAAAATTGGTGACGAAGTACGTTACGATGGCGCCCGTATTAACCCAGAGAAAAAGGCCTACGTATTGCTTAACAAACCTAAAGGATTTGCAACAACTACCAGCGAAGGCAAAGGACGTACCGTTATGGATTTGGTGGCCAATGCAACCAACTCGCGCATTAAGCCCATTGGCCGTTTGGGCAGAAACTCCAAAGGGTTATTATTGTTTACAAACGATGATGTTATTGTAGATAAATTCACAAATTCTAAAAACGGTGTGGCGCGTTTGTTTCACATTGAATTGGATAAAAACTTAAAATTTGAAGACTTTAAAAAAATACAAGAAGGATTTAAAGTTCAAGGAAAATTGATTGCCGTTGAAGAGGTTAGTTATATTGATGGAGCATCAAAAAAAGAAATTGGCTTGAAAATTAAAAATACGGGCAATAGCATTATCCGTACTATTTTCGACTATTTAAAATATGATATTATCAGTTTGGATTGTGTCGCTATAGGGCATCTCACTAAAAAAGATATCCCACGCGGACATTGGAAACATTTAACCGAGCAGGAATTGAATACTTTAAAGATGCTTTAA
- a CDS encoding geranylgeranylglycerol-phosphate geranylgeranyltransferase — protein sequence MLSRRQKHILLKFFSMFSVVRGYNILIIVIAQYLAAVYILAHDKPLKTVLFDVNLLMLVFASAATIAGGYIINNFYDSEKDLINRPQKSKLDRLVSQNTKLSFYFVLNFMAVIMASYVSFKPVLFFSVYIFGIWFYSHKLKKLPFIGNLTSAVLTITPFFAIFMYYKNFETVIFVHAMFLFLIISMRELTKDLENIKGDLLLNYKTIPIAYGEKASKIMLTVLAILTLIPIYLLVNHFEIGYMYIYFYLCIALLFGFLLLLWKSKTKTHYLILHNILKFIILAGVFSIVLINVDLVLHRI from the coding sequence ATGTTATCCAGAAGACAGAAACATATTTTGCTTAAATTTTTCAGCATGTTTTCTGTAGTTCGCGGTTACAATATCTTAATTATTGTGATTGCGCAGTACTTAGCGGCCGTTTATATTTTGGCACACGATAAGCCGCTTAAAACTGTTCTTTTCGATGTTAACTTGCTCATGCTGGTTTTTGCTTCGGCTGCTACGATTGCCGGTGGGTATATTATTAATAATTTTTACGACTCGGAGAAAGATTTAATTAACCGTCCGCAAAAATCAAAACTCGATAGGTTGGTAAGTCAAAACACAAAACTATCCTTCTATTTTGTTTTAAATTTCATGGCGGTTATCATGGCGAGTTATGTGTCGTTTAAACCTGTTTTGTTCTTTTCGGTTTATATTTTCGGCATTTGGTTTTATTCGCATAAATTAAAAAAACTCCCGTTTATTGGCAACTTAACATCGGCAGTTTTAACCATAACGCCGTTTTTTGCCATTTTTATGTATTACAAAAATTTTGAAACCGTCATTTTTGTACACGCCATGTTTTTGTTTTTAATCATATCAATGCGAGAGCTTACAAAAGACCTGGAAAATATTAAGGGCGATTTACTTCTAAATTACAAAACCATACCCATCGCTTATGGCGAAAAAGCATCAAAAATCATGCTAACGGTGTTGGCTATTTTAACCTTAATTCCTATATATTTATTGGTGAATCACTTCGAAATTGGCTATATGTACATCTATTTTTACTTGTGTATTGCACTGCTCTTTGGTTTTTTGTTACTGCTATGGAAATCTAAAACGAAAACACACTATTTAATACTTCATAATATTTTAAAATTCATCATTTTAGCGGGTGTTTTTAGCATTGTGTTAATAAATGTTGATTTGGTGTTGCATAGAATTTAA
- a CDS encoding mevalonate kinase family protein — translation MKGPLFYSKILLFGEYGIIKDSKGLSIPYNFYNGALKMDENPSEEAVKSNKSLKGFVDYLKAIDEELVTFDIETLKKHVDEGMYFDSSIPQGYGVGSSGALVAAIYDKYAQDKITVLENLTREKLLKLKSIFSAMESFFHGKSSGLDPLNSYLSIPILINSKDHIEATGIPSQKTEGKNAVFLLDSGIIGETAPMVSIFMENMKQEGFRKMIKDQFVKHTDACVDDFLKGDIKSLFSNTKQLSKVVLNHFKPMIPKQFHELWKKGIETNEYYLKLCGSGGGGYILGFTENIDVAKQSLKDYKLEVVYNF, via the coding sequence ATGAAAGGACCACTCTTTTACTCAAAAATATTGCTCTTCGGAGAGTACGGAATCATTAAAGATTCCAAGGGCTTATCAATTCCATATAATTTTTATAACGGCGCTTTAAAGATGGATGAAAACCCTTCTGAAGAGGCTGTAAAGTCCAATAAAAGCCTAAAGGGTTTTGTTGACTATTTAAAGGCAATTGATGAGGAACTGGTAACCTTTGATATTGAAACGTTAAAAAAACATGTTGATGAAGGCATGTATTTCGATTCTTCCATCCCGCAGGGTTACGGTGTGGGAAGTAGTGGTGCTTTGGTTGCTGCCATTTACGATAAATACGCCCAAGATAAAATTACGGTTTTAGAGAATTTAACTAGAGAAAAATTACTAAAATTAAAATCGATTTTTTCGGCAATGGAATCTTTTTTCCACGGAAAATCTTCAGGTTTAGACCCTTTAAACAGCTATTTAAGCATTCCTATTTTAATCAATTCCAAAGATCATATTGAAGCCACTGGTATTCCATCACAAAAAACCGAAGGTAAAAACGCCGTGTTTTTATTAGATAGCGGCATTATTGGAGAAACAGCCCCAATGGTTAGTATTTTTATGGAAAACATGAAACAAGAAGGTTTCAGAAAAATGATTAAGGACCAGTTTGTTAAGCATACCGATGCTTGTGTTGACGATTTCTTAAAGGGTGATATTAAATCGTTGTTTAGCAATACCAAACAATTATCAAAAGTGGTTTTAAATCATTTTAAACCCATGATACCTAAGCAATTCCACGAACTTTGGAAAAAGGGTATTGAAACTAACGAGTACTACTTAAAACTTTGCGGCTCTGGCGGTGGTGGTTATATTTTAGGCTTTACCGAGAATATTGATGTTGCCAAACAGTCTTTAAAGGATTATAAGTTAGAGGTGGTTTATAACTTCTAA
- a CDS encoding four helix bundle protein gives MKQNIIKDKSFNFAVDIVNLYKNLTYHKKEYVMSRQLLKSGTSIGANVREAEFTQSKLDFTSKMSISLKEANETDYWLDLLYATEFIDKEEFGTFKPKSTEMLKLLVSIVKSSKQ, from the coding sequence ATGAAACAGAATATTATTAAAGATAAAAGCTTTAATTTTGCAGTAGATATTGTAAATTTATACAAGAATTTGACATACCATAAAAAAGAATATGTTATGTCCAGACAATTGTTAAAATCTGGAACTTCAATAGGGGCAAACGTAAGAGAAGCGGAATTTACACAAAGTAAACTAGATTTTACAAGTAAAATGTCTATAAGTCTCAAAGAGGCAAATGAAACCGATTATTGGTTAGATTTACTTTATGCGACAGAGTTTATTGATAAAGAAGAATTTGGTACATTTAAACCCAAATCAACCGAAATGTTGAAACTATTAGTAAGTATTGTAAAATCATCAAAGCAATAA